A genomic window from Chloroflexota bacterium includes:
- a CDS encoding GNAT family N-acetyltransferase, with product MHIVKPILRDFPDTIETERLIIRPPQVGDGAALYDAVMESLDNLRPWMPWAMATPTIEIEEEVVRRARANWITREDLLLFVWRRDSGAFVGGTGLHRIDWSVPCFETGYWVRQSLEGQGYVTEAVRGVTRFAFEVLAAERMEIRCSTANVRSAAVARRAGYTLEATLRHNGRETNGQLRDTFVFGMLREEFKG from the coding sequence ATGCATATAGTGAAACCGATTCTCCGAGACTTCCCGGACACGATCGAAACGGAACGTCTGATCATCCGCCCACCGCAGGTGGGCGACGGCGCGGCGCTGTACGACGCCGTTATGGAGAGCCTCGACAATCTGCGGCCGTGGATGCCGTGGGCGATGGCTACGCCGACAATCGAGATCGAAGAAGAGGTCGTGCGCCGCGCGCGCGCGAACTGGATTACGCGCGAGGATCTGCTGCTGTTTGTATGGCGGCGAGATAGCGGTGCGTTCGTCGGCGGCACCGGGCTGCACCGAATCGACTGGAGCGTGCCGTGCTTCGAGACCGGCTACTGGGTGCGCCAGAGTCTGGAGGGGCAGGGCTACGTGACGGAGGCAGTGCGCGGCGTGACCCGCTTCGCGTTCGAGGTGCTGGCCGCCGAACGCATGGAGATTCGTTGCTCGACAGCCAACGTGCGCAGCGCGGCGGTCGCGCGCCGCGCCGGATATACACTGGAAGCCACCCTGCGCCATAATGGTCGGGAGACGAACGGCCAGTTGCGCGACACGTTCGTGTTCGGCATGCTGCGCGAGGAGTTCAAAGGCTGA
- a CDS encoding MFS transporter, producing MKTSLRADPLILPVYAPSLLLSFARGLLVPVLPLYARAFENNYELVGIALAAQSLGMLAGDVPSGVVMARLGRRRAMILAVIVIASMGFATAAAQSLWQLVIFGVLGGLGDALWNVSRHAYISEAAAVDRRGRAIAVYGGIMRSGRFVGPAIGGVVAAVFGLRAPFVLCAVLCALTGIFPLLFVSASRSAAVTRGGIGGHARHVRGLLTGHAGVWATAGTGQLLAQMVRSGRDVIVTLYAADILGLSVDRIGLIASMGSLFDVLMFIPAGIIMDRWGRKWAYVPSIGILALGIALVPFTVDFVTLMIVNIIIGFGNGIGSGTMMTLGADLAPRQSVGEFLGIWNLIGDVGGSAGPLAIGAVAGSLSLVPAIFVIAGVGAAGSVILGWLVPETLRVRRALT from the coding sequence ATGAAAACCTCTCTTCGCGCCGACCCGCTCATTCTGCCGGTCTACGCACCCTCACTTCTGCTGTCGTTCGCGCGCGGATTGCTGGTCCCAGTGCTTCCGCTTTACGCGCGCGCCTTCGAGAACAACTACGAGCTCGTCGGCATCGCGCTGGCGGCGCAGAGCCTCGGCATGCTGGCCGGCGACGTGCCGTCCGGCGTCGTCATGGCCCGGCTCGGTCGCCGCCGCGCGATGATTCTCGCGGTGATCGTGATCGCATCCATGGGGTTCGCCACCGCCGCGGCGCAATCGCTCTGGCAACTGGTCATCTTCGGGGTGCTCGGCGGCCTTGGCGACGCGCTGTGGAACGTCTCGCGCCACGCGTACATCAGTGAGGCGGCGGCGGTGGATCGCCGCGGCCGCGCCATCGCGGTGTACGGCGGCATCATGCGCTCCGGTCGGTTCGTCGGTCCCGCGATTGGCGGCGTGGTCGCGGCCGTGTTCGGACTGCGCGCGCCGTTTGTGCTGTGCGCCGTGCTGTGCGCATTGACCGGCATCTTCCCCCTGCTGTTCGTCAGCGCGTCGCGGTCGGCGGCGGTCACGCGCGGCGGCATCGGCGGGCACGCGCGACACGTGCGCGGCCTGCTCACCGGGCACGCCGGCGTGTGGGCGACGGCGGGCACCGGCCAGTTGCTTGCTCAGATGGTGCGCTCCGGCCGCGATGTAATCGTCACGCTGTACGCTGCCGACATCCTCGGCCTGAGCGTCGACCGGATCGGTCTGATCGCCAGCATGGGCTCGCTCTTCGACGTGCTGATGTTCATCCCGGCCGGCATCATCATGGACCGCTGGGGTCGCAAGTGGGCTTACGTGCCCAGCATTGGCATCCTGGCGCTCGGCATCGCGCTCGTTCCGTTTACCGTCGATTTCGTCACGCTGATGATTGTCAATATCATCATCGGTTTTGGTAACGGAATCGGCTCCGGCACCATGATGACGCTTGGCGCCGATCTGGCCCCGCGCCAGTCGGTCGGGGAGTTTCTCGGCATCTGGAACCTGATCGGCGACGTGGGGGGGAGCGCCGGCCCGCTCGCCATCGGCGCGGTGGCCGGCTCGCTGAGCCTGGTGCCGGCCATCTTCGTGATCGCCGGCGTCGGCGCCGCTGGGTCGGTCATCCTCGGCTGGCTGGTGCCGGAGACCTTGCGCGTGCGGCGCGCCCTAACATGA
- the bcp gene encoding thioredoxin-dependent thiol peroxidase translates to MIKIGDRIPAFSLLTDDGRVVSRESLRGQRVVLYFYPKDDTPGCTVEACTFRDNLPAFDALGVPVYGISPDDARAHGRFKGKHGLNFTLLSDPDRQLIEGAGLWVEKSMYGRQYMGVQRSTLVVAPDGRVEHVWEKVKPEAHAAEVLAHLQGGEPAPAAPKPAARKKPVAGETPKSKKPAARKPVSKTPKTKQ, encoded by the coding sequence ATGATCAAGATAGGAGATCGCATACCGGCGTTCAGCCTGCTGACGGATGACGGTCGGGTCGTGTCGCGCGAGTCGCTGCGCGGCCAGCGCGTCGTGCTCTACTTCTATCCAAAAGACGACACGCCGGGCTGCACCGTCGAGGCGTGCACGTTTCGCGACAACCTGCCCGCATTCGATGCGCTGGGCGTGCCAGTTTACGGCATCAGTCCCGACGACGCGCGCGCCCATGGGCGTTTCAAGGGCAAGCACGGGTTGAACTTCACACTGCTATCCGATCCCGACCGGCAGTTGATCGAGGGCGCCGGCCTATGGGTCGAGAAGAGCATGTACGGCCGCCAGTACATGGGCGTCCAGCGCAGCACGCTGGTTGTCGCGCCCGACGGGCGCGTCGAACACGTCTGGGAGAAGGTGAAGCCGGAGGCGCATGCAGCCGAGGTGCTGGCGCACCTGCAGGGCGGCGAGCCCGCGCCCGCCGCGCCGAAACCGGCAGCACGCAAGAAGCCGGTCGCCGGCGAGACTCCGAAATCCAAAAAGCCCGCCGCGCGCAAGCCGGTGAGCAAGACGCCAAAGACCAAACAGTAG
- the kynU gene encoding kynureninase, with protein MVNHFQPGAAFAHQMDDSDPLKSFRDEFVISDPDLIYLDGNSLGRMPKATAERIRTVVDQEWGDGLIRGWNAGWWSAPARIGAKIAQIVGAKPHEIIVCDSTSVDLFKLAISALRAQEGRTRVVSDVFNFPSDLYILQGAIDLLGNKHTLSLVGTRDTITPDLGELADLLDSQTALVELSHVVFKSGYLYDMKAVTEQIHAAGALVIWDLCHSVGAVPVELNACHADLAIGCTYKYLNAGPGANAFLYVREDLQEKLRSPIWGWLGQRDPFAFDLQYKSADGMARFLAGSVNVLSTSAVEPAVDMIERAGMARIRVKSIMLTEYMTYLYDQHLAARGFTFGSPREASRRGSHISIRHPEAYRICRAMTDVLNVIPDFRAPDNIRIGLVPLYTTFGDIHEAVMRICRIMDERIYERFGAERAAVT; from the coding sequence ATGGTCAACCACTTCCAGCCAGGCGCCGCGTTCGCGCACCAGATGGACGACAGCGATCCGCTCAAATCGTTCCGGGACGAGTTTGTCATCAGCGACCCCGACCTGATCTACCTGGACGGCAACTCGCTCGGCCGAATGCCGAAAGCCACCGCTGAGCGTATACGCACCGTCGTCGATCAGGAATGGGGCGACGGCCTCATTCGTGGCTGGAACGCCGGCTGGTGGAGCGCGCCGGCGCGCATCGGCGCCAAGATCGCGCAGATCGTCGGCGCGAAACCGCACGAGATCATCGTCTGCGACTCGACCTCGGTCGATCTCTTCAAGCTGGCCATCTCGGCGCTGCGCGCGCAGGAAGGCCGCACCCGTGTCGTCAGCGACGTGTTCAACTTCCCGTCTGACCTGTATATCCTGCAGGGCGCGATCGACCTGCTCGGCAACAAGCATACGCTCTCGCTGGTCGGCACGCGCGACACGATTACGCCCGATCTCGGCGAACTCGCCGATCTGCTCGACAGCCAGACCGCGCTCGTCGAGCTCTCGCACGTCGTCTTCAAGTCCGGCTACCTGTATGACATGAAGGCGGTCACCGAGCAGATCCACGCGGCCGGCGCGCTCGTCATCTGGGACCTGTGCCACTCGGTCGGCGCGGTGCCGGTGGAATTGAACGCCTGCCACGCCGATCTGGCGATCGGCTGCACCTACAAATATCTGAACGCCGGGCCCGGCGCGAACGCCTTCCTGTACGTGCGCGAAGACCTTCAAGAAAAGTTGCGCTCGCCGATCTGGGGCTGGCTGGGCCAGCGCGATCCGTTCGCCTTCGATCTGCAGTACAAATCGGCCGACGGCATGGCACGCTTCCTGGCCGGCTCAGTCAACGTGCTCTCGACATCAGCGGTGGAGCCAGCCGTGGACATGATCGAGCGGGCCGGCATGGCGCGCATCCGCGTCAAGTCGATCATGCTGACGGAGTACATGACCTACCTGTACGACCAGCACCTCGCCGCGCGCGGGTTCACGTTCGGATCGCCGCGCGAGGCGAGCCGGCGCGGATCGCACATCTCGATTCGCCACCCGGAAGCGTATCGCATCTGCCGCGCGATGACCGACGTGCTGAACGTCATACCCGATTTCCGCGCGCCGGACAATATCCGTATCGGCCTGGTGCCGCTCTACACGACTTTCGGCGATATCCACGAGGCGGTCATGCGCATCTGCCGCATCATGGACGAGCGGATCTATGAGCGCTTCGGCGCCGAGCGCGCCGCGGTGACCTAG